The Patescibacteria group bacterium genomic sequence ACCTTGTCGAGAAGCGCCAGGTATTCGTCGGGGGACTTCACCTTCGGATGGAACAGTTCCTGCGTGGCATACCAGTCCGCGCGGTCGGAGGAATCCTCGAGCGCGAGGCGCAGGCGGCCGCGGACGTTCTCCTTGGCCTCCTTCAGCTCACGTGAGGTGACACCGATCGTACGCGCCTTCTTGAGTTCCGAAAGGATGGTGGCGACGGCGACCTTGAGCCGCGCGGCCTCGAGCCCGGAATGCACCTGGAACACCCCGGTATCCTCCATGGGCTGGTGGCTGGCGCGGATGAAATAGCACAATCCCTTGCGCTCACGCACCGAAATGAACAGCCTCGAACTCATGGTGCCCCCAAGGATGACGGCAAGCAAGTGCGCGGCCGGGACCCGCTTGTCGCCGATCGGGTAACCTGGAAAGCCGAACGCTACCTGGATCTGTTTCGTATCCTTGTTTTCCACGATGAGGCGCGGAGCCTTGCCTGGGGCCGGGATGGCCGCCGGGAGGAACGGCGCCGGTCCTTCCTTGGCGCGCCGCGACGTGCCGAACGTCTTTTTGAGCAGCGGGAGCGCCTTCTTGTCCACCTTGCCGGCGATCACCACCACGGCGCGCTCGCTCGTGTAATACGCGTCGCGAAACGCCAGCACCGCCTCGCGCGTCATGCTTCGTACGGTCCGCTCGCTGCCGCCGATGTCCCATCCGAGAGGGCTCCCGTCGAACATCTTCCCCTCAAGCAGCTCCTCCACGCGCATCATCGGGTTGTCGCGGTACATGTTGATCTCCTCCACGATCACGCCGCGCTCGCGGTCCATTTCCGCCTTGTCGAACTTCGAGTGGAACAGCATGTCGTTCAGCAGGTCGACGGCGAGGTCGAGGTGCGCGGCATCCACCTTGATGTGATAGCCGGTCCAGCTCTTGGAGGTGAACGCGTTGTAATCGGCGCCCACCGCGTCGAGCGCGCGGGAGATGTCGATCGTCTTCGGCCGGCGCTTGGTCCCCTTGAACATCAGGTGCTCGATGTAGTGCGCCGCGCCGTTGATGCTTCGCGCCTCATAGCGGCTCCCCACCTTGAACAGCACGAACACGGTGGCCGCATCGGTCCCTTCGAACGGGACCAGGTGCACGCGCATGCCGTTTGAGAGGACGTGACGGGAAGATTTCATAGGATGGAAGGCCTTAGGCGGACAAGGCTTCAGCGCTAAGGCCTTAACGCCTGCGGCCTTTACGCCTTCAACTGATTATTCAAATACCCTTCCAACTCCTCGAGCTTCACCCGTTCCTGCTTCATGCTGTCGCGGTCGCGCACGGTCACGGCCTGGTCGGAGAGCGTGTCGAAGTCGTAGGTGATGCAGTACGGGGTGCCGATCTCGTCCGCTCGGCGGTAGCGCTTGCCGATGGACTGCGTCTCGTCGTATTCCGTGCGCCAGCTCTTCGCGAGGCGAAGCGCCAGCTCGCGCGCCGGCGCGGTGAGCTCTTCCTTCTTGGACAGCGGGAGTACGGCAACCTTGATGGGCGCGAGCGCCTTCGGGAATCGTAAGACGACCCGCTTGTCCGTTTCCCCTTCTCCGGTCGGCGCTTCTTCCTCGTGATAGGCCGAAAGCATCACGGCAAGCACCGTGCGATCGAGGCCGAACGAAGGCTCGATCACGTGCGGGACGTATTTCTCGTTCGTGACCGGGTCGGTGTAGGTGATGTCCTTCCCGGACGCCTTCGCGTGGTTCGTGAGGTCGAAGTCCGTGCGGTACGCGAGGCCGTACAGCTCTTCCTGCCCGAACGGGTAGTCGAACTCGATGTCCACGGTGCGCTTCGAATAATGGGCCAGGTCCGCGGCCGCGATCTCGTGGTCGTGCACCTTCCCCGCGGGGATGCCGCAGGCGGCGATGAAGGCGTGCATCTGAAGGAGCCACGCCTCGAAATGCTGTTCCCATTCGCTGGGATGCACGAAATACTCGATCTCCATCTGGTCGAACTCCCGCGTGCGGAAGATGAAGTTCCCGGGCGTGATCTCGTTTCGGAACGCCCGGCCGATCTGCGCGATGCCGAACGGGACGCGCTTGCGGCTCGTCATGAGCACCTGCGGGAAGTCGGCGAAGATCGCTTGCGCCGTCTCGGGCCGGAAATACGCGACGTTCGCCGCGTCTTCCTTGGGACCGATCCAGGTCTTCATCATCAGGTTGAACGACGCCGGCTCGGTGAACGTCCCCTTGTTGCCGCATTTCGCGCACGCCTTCGAGAGGTCGATCTTATCGGCGCGATAGCGTTCGTGGCACTGCTTGCACTCGACCAGCGGGTCGGTGAACGTCGCGAGATGCCCGGACGCCTCCCACACCTTGGGGTTCATGATGAGGGCGGCGTCGATGCCGACCATGTCGAGGCGCTGTTGGACGAACGTCTTCCACCAGAGCGCTTTCACGTTGTTCTTGAGCTCGACCCCGAGCGGTCCGTAGTCCCAGGAGTTGGCCATGCCGCCGTAGATCTCGGAACCGGGAAAGATGAAGCCGCGGCTCTTGCACAGCGCGGTGAGGGTGTCCATGGTGACGTCAGGCATATGGGTTTATCTAGGCTGTTGGAGGCTTCGCCGTTGGTACTTCGTGTTGGTGTCGCTTCGCTCCGTTGGGATCTAACCGCATCAGCGACCAACGCCGCAGGCTCGAACGGCCCGCAGGCCACCAACGTCACACCGTCATGATTTCCTCTTCCTTCTTCGCGCCGATCGCATCGGCCTCGGCCACGAAATCCTTGGTGGCCTTGTCGAGCTCGTCGAGGATCTTGAACTTCTCGTCTTCCGACACGCTCTCCTCCTTGCTGCTCTTCATCACCTCCTCGCGCGCGGCCTCGCGCACCTGGCGCAGCGACACGCGGGCGTTCTCGAGGCGCTCCTTCATGTTCTTCACGAGGCTCCGGCGGTTTTCCTCGGTCATGGGCGGAAGGTTCAGTCGCACGCGCTGCCCGTCCACGGCCGGATTGACCCCGATGTCGGCGTCACGGACCCCCTTCTCGATCGCCATGAGCAATGACTTGTCCCACGGCTCGATGAGGAGCGTCTTGGCGTCGGACACGGTGATGGAGGCGACGCTCTTCAAATCCATCGCGCTGTCGTACGCCATCACCACCACGTTCTCCACCATGGCCGGGTTGGCCCGTCCGGTGCGAAGCGAAGACAGCTCCTTTTGGAGGTGCTCGATGACCGCCCGGAAGGCGGCGTTCTTTTGGCCTACGAATGGATGCATAGGGAACGAAAACTTGAAAACTTGAAATCTTGAAGGTCCAAGGGGGGTGTCCTTATTTTTTCACTTCGGCGGCGCCGGCGAGATAGAGGACCGAGGCGTTTTTCGGGTCGAGCGTGAGGAGCTGCGGGATGCGGGCGGTGGGAAGCGGGTCGGTGGCCCAGGTCACCCCGTCGTCGGTGCTCGCATAGAAGGTGCCGGCGGCCGCATACCAGAGGCGGGACGAGGCCGCGGGATCCATGGCAAGCGCCCTGATGCTCGTCTGGCCCGGAGAGGTGAGGAGCTTGATCCCCTCCCAGGTGGCGCCGAAATCGCGCGATCGGATGAGGCCGTAGCCCGTGGCGGCCACCACCGTGCCGGAATCCTTGTCCTGCACGAGAGCGGCAACCTTAGTCGCATTCCGGAAATCCTTCAACTCCTTGGTGACCTGGGTCCAGGCCTTGCCGGCGTCGAGCGTGCGGAAGAATCCGGCCCCGTCGGTCCCGATGAGCATCTGGCGGCTGTCGGCGCGGCTGAGCATGATCTGCGTGACGGCGGACTTCGTGGAAACCGACGTGCGCCAGCTCTTCCCCTTGTCCGTGCTCTGCAGCACGTCGCCGTTGCTCAGCCCGATCCACACCACGTTCGGGTTATACCAATCGACGACCAAGGCGGTCACCGACACCTTGGCGCGCGGTTCCACGTACGCCTGGTCATCTACGCTCCGCAGGCAGTCCACGGACTTGAGCACGCGGTTCCCGCGCGCCACGTACACCGTGCACGCGTCCTTGGGATCCACGGCCACGTCCACGATCGCGCCGGCGCGCAGGCTTTCGGCATGCGCCTGGCGCCATGAAGCCGTGCCGTCCTCGCTCAAGAACAGCCCGTTCTCGCGGGTTCCCGCATACGCGACGGACGGGTCCTGCGGGTCGAAGGTGAGAACGGTGACGTTCGTGCCGGCCATGGTGCCGACCCCTTTGGGACCCGGGACGGCCACGGCCTGGGCCCAGGTCTTTCCCGTATTCTCGGAACGCCACAGGCCGCCGTCCGGACCTTTGGCCGGGGTTTTGGGGCCGCCAAGGCCCGGGATGCTGCAGCCGGCGCCTATGAGCGCAAGGGAGACGAGCGGGAGAAGCAGGCGCGTACGCATACTGGGCATATTCAGGTTTGTCAGGTTTTTTCAGGTTGGTCAGTTGGTGAGGATCTCCTTACCGACCTTACAGACCTCACAGACTTATCAAGAGATGTTCGAGGGCGAGTTGGGGACTGGCGTTATGCAGGATCCCGCTGCGCGCCTCAGCGAGCCGCCGGAGGGAGCGCGTAAGGCGCAAGGCGGCGGGCGCGTCGCGCACGCTTCCGAGCATGCGCTCGCGCAACGCGCGTTCCCACGCGTCGAGCGTGCAGAGCGCGACGAGCGCCTTGTTGGCTTCGTCCTTTGGCATGAGCTCCGCGGCCGCTCGCAGGCGCCGGGCGATCGGAGCAGCCATGAGGTCGCGCACGGCGGCGCTCGCGACGTCTTCCTGCGCGCGATATTCGCCGTCGGTGAGCAGGCGGATCGCGACGCCCGGCGCGCCATGCGAACGGGCGGCGAGATGCGCCGCTTCCTCATGATCGAGCCCGCGACGGACGAGCGCCTCGGCGATCGCGGGTTCGGGGACGGCATGGAACCGGACGACCTGGCAACGCGACGCGATCGTCGCCGGCACGTCGTCCGCGCTCGGGGCGCGCAGCATGATGAGCGCGTTCCCTTTCGGTTCCTCAAGCGTCTTCAGGAGCGCGTTCGCGGCCGCGGCGTTCATCCGGTCGGCCTCCTCGATGAACATCGCCTTGCGCCCGGAAAGGCTCGTGAGGGAAAACCGCTCGCACGCTTCGCGCACCTGTTCCACGGAGATAGCCGATTTCTCCTTGCCCGTCTTCTCATCCGTTTCCCGTCGGACGAAGACGGCGTCCGGATGCGTCTCCACGGATCCTTCGCCCATGACCGCATTCAGAAGGGTGAGCGCGACGGTCGTCTTCCCCACGCGTGCCGGACCGACGAACAGGAAGGCGTGTGCCATCCGA encodes the following:
- a CDS encoding insulinase family protein; translation: MKSSRHVLSNGMRVHLVPFEGTDAATVFVLFKVGSRYEARSINGAAHYIEHLMFKGTKRRPKTIDISRALDAVGADYNAFTSKSWTGYHIKVDAAHLDLAVDLLNDMLFHSKFDKAEMDRERGVIVEEINMYRDNPMMRVEELLEGKMFDGSPLGWDIGGSERTVRSMTREAVLAFRDAYYTSERAVVVIAGKVDKKALPLLKKTFGTSRRAKEGPAPFLPAAIPAPGKAPRLIVENKDTKQIQVAFGFPGYPIGDKRVPAAHLLAVILGGTMSSRLFISVRERKGLCYFIRASHQPMEDTGVFQVHSGLEAARLKVAVATILSELKKARTIGVTSRELKEAKENVRGRLRLALEDSSDRADWYATQELFHPKVKSPDEYLALLDKVTPAQVKAAAKELLDLSRLTVAAIGPFKREKEFAAKAGLKI
- a CDS encoding glycine--tRNA ligase, with product MPDVTMDTLTALCKSRGFIFPGSEIYGGMANSWDYGPLGVELKNNVKALWWKTFVQQRLDMVGIDAALIMNPKVWEASGHLATFTDPLVECKQCHERYRADKIDLSKACAKCGNKGTFTEPASFNLMMKTWIGPKEDAANVAYFRPETAQAIFADFPQVLMTSRKRVPFGIAQIGRAFRNEITPGNFIFRTREFDQMEIEYFVHPSEWEQHFEAWLLQMHAFIAACGIPAGKVHDHEIAAADLAHYSKRTVDIEFDYPFGQEELYGLAYRTDFDLTNHAKASGKDITYTDPVTNEKYVPHVIEPSFGLDRTVLAVMLSAYHEEEAPTGEGETDKRVVLRFPKALAPIKVAVLPLSKKEELTAPARELALRLAKSWRTEYDETQSIGKRYRRADEIGTPYCITYDFDTLSDQAVTVRDRDSMKQERVKLEELEGYLNNQLKA
- a CDS encoding ribosome recycling factor, with protein sequence MHPFVGQKNAAFRAVIEHLQKELSSLRTGRANPAMVENVVVMAYDSAMDLKSVASITVSDAKTLLIEPWDKSLLMAIEKGVRDADIGVNPAVDGQRVRLNLPPMTEENRRSLVKNMKERLENARVSLRQVREAAREEVMKSSKEESVSEDEKFKILDELDKATKDFVAEADAIGAKKEEEIMTV
- a CDS encoding DNA polymerase III subunit delta' yields the protein MALPFSRIIGHTLVCEALFRMHGSGRMAHAFLFVGPARVGKTTVALTLLNAVMGEGSVETHPDAVFVRRETDEKTGKEKSAISVEQVREACERFSLTSLSGRKAMFIEEADRMNAAAANALLKTLEEPKGNALIMLRAPSADDVPATIASRCQVVRFHAVPEPAIAEALVRRGLDHEEAAHLAARSHGAPGVAIRLLTDGEYRAQEDVASAAVRDLMAAPIARRLRAAAELMPKDEANKALVALCTLDAWERALRERMLGSVRDAPAALRLTRSLRRLAEARSGILHNASPQLALEHLLISL